In one window of Cellulophaga sp. HaHa_2_95 DNA:
- a CDS encoding carboxymuconolactone decarboxylase family protein, which produces MKKHIILVLALSFSFASNAQNTKEDNYKRGVKIVNEVNGKGASKGLEAAFESVSPDMADYIIRYGFGEIYNRKGIDFKTKELLIIASLTTQANVKSQLKSHIKAALNLGATPNEISETMILLSLYTGFPAANNGIFALKEVLEETNYKASNNINTTQQLVKNWELDGFSMPESIVASPTENWLYVSNVNQNNKGYISRISKDGKVDNYKWVTGLNSPAGLALYQDKLYVGDGKELHIINVKNGKVVNSITSPDVVSLNDVVVSKNGQVFISDIASGKIFTLVNNKLEVWFQSPEIKHPNGLFIQDNLLVIADYGAELSQTITTSNFGSMYAVNITNNSYQIITSAYKLGGLDGVTSVNNGYLVSSNTTGELFFINSNEKKLIGNFPKGLADISIQDNLLYTPLIFSNKIQVYNLSTDSNISVENWKRINTKEEYLKLAADNFYGDKEGQSVATHDGQIFGVFGGKVLTGTWDWKDNFFTRTSKIGDIDLGYDELVIEVTNTKMRLTLKQGRGMTVVYNKK; this is translated from the coding sequence ATGAAAAAGCACATCATTTTGGTTTTAGCATTGTCTTTCTCTTTTGCAAGTAATGCGCAAAACACTAAAGAAGACAACTATAAAAGAGGCGTAAAAATTGTTAATGAGGTTAATGGTAAAGGCGCTTCAAAAGGATTAGAAGCAGCCTTTGAAAGTGTCTCTCCAGATATGGCAGATTATATTATTCGCTATGGTTTTGGAGAAATTTATAACAGAAAAGGCATAGATTTTAAAACCAAAGAATTATTAATAATAGCTAGTCTTACTACACAAGCTAATGTAAAATCGCAGTTAAAATCACATATAAAGGCTGCCTTAAATTTAGGTGCTACGCCAAATGAGATTTCAGAAACTATGATTTTATTAAGCTTGTATACGGGCTTTCCCGCTGCAAATAATGGCATTTTTGCTTTAAAAGAAGTTTTAGAAGAAACAAACTATAAAGCATCTAATAACATAAATACAACACAACAATTAGTTAAAAATTGGGAGTTAGATGGCTTTTCTATGCCTGAGTCAATTGTGGCATCACCAACAGAGAATTGGTTATATGTTTCTAATGTAAATCAAAATAACAAAGGGTATATAAGTAGAATTTCAAAGGACGGAAAAGTTGATAATTATAAATGGGTAACTGGTTTAAATTCGCCAGCAGGTTTAGCATTATATCAAGACAAATTATACGTTGGCGATGGTAAGGAGCTTCATATTATCAATGTTAAAAATGGTAAAGTCGTAAATAGCATTACTTCTCCAGATGTTGTGTCATTAAATGACGTTGTAGTTTCTAAAAACGGACAGGTATTTATCTCTGATATAGCTAGTGGTAAAATTTTCACATTAGTAAATAACAAATTAGAGGTTTGGTTTCAATCCCCGGAAATTAAGCATCCAAACGGATTATTTATACAAGATAATCTGTTAGTTATTGCCGATTATGGAGCAGAATTAAGTCAGACAATTACAACAAGTAATTTTGGGAGTATGTATGCGGTAAATATTACCAATAATTCTTACCAAATAATTACAAGCGCGTATAAACTAGGTGGTTTAGATGGTGTTACTTCTGTTAATAACGGATATTTGGTAAGCAGTAATACTACTGGCGAGTTGTTTTTTATTAATTCAAATGAAAAAAAGCTCATTGGAAACTTCCCTAAAGGTTTAGCAGACATTAGCATACAGGACAATTTACTTTACACACCTTTAATTTTCAGTAACAAGATACAAGTCTATAATTTATCTACCGATTCTAATATTAGCGTAGAAAATTGGAAACGAATAAACACAAAAGAAGAATATTTAAAGTTGGCTGCCGATAATTTTTATGGAGACAAAGAGGGGCAATCTGTTGCTACTCACGATGGTCAAATATTTGGAGTTTTTGGAGGTAAGGTTTTGACTGGTACTTGGGATTGGAAAGATAATTTCTTCACCAGAACTAGCAAAATCGGAGATATTGATTTAGGGTATGATGAACTTGTAATTGAAGTTACAAATACCAAAATGCGCTTAACACTTAAGCAAGGCAGGGGAATGACCGTTGTCTACAATAAAAAATAA
- a CDS encoding NADP-dependent oxidoreductase, whose translation MKAIVLEKAGGPENLHLAEVAKPSIKDNEVLVAVKAISLNPADVKPKYQDKMLNMMYGEKRPVILGWDIAGTVTEVGADVTNLKVGDKVFGMVNFPGVGNAYAEFVAAPEAHLVTMPDNVSFEEAAATTLAALTALQILEGRINKGNKVLIQAGSGGVGHFAIQIAKAMGAFVNTTASAKNSEFVTSIGADNTIDYHTQKFEEILSDIDFVLDTQGGEVLENSVKVLKTGGTAYTTLGMDIDDVKASAKKENKTVSDILVHSSAEDMNTLKEMLENGSIKPNIYKTFAFEDMAAAHTEVEKGRTVGKVIVTL comes from the coding sequence ATGAAAGCAATAGTATTAGAAAAAGCAGGAGGACCAGAAAACCTTCACTTAGCAGAAGTAGCAAAACCCAGTATAAAAGATAACGAAGTGTTAGTAGCCGTAAAGGCTATTTCATTAAACCCAGCAGATGTAAAACCAAAGTATCAAGATAAGATGCTAAATATGATGTATGGTGAGAAACGACCTGTAATTTTAGGCTGGGACATAGCAGGAACCGTTACAGAAGTTGGTGCTGATGTTACCAATCTAAAGGTAGGCGACAAGGTCTTTGGTATGGTGAATTTTCCTGGTGTAGGTAACGCTTACGCGGAATTTGTTGCTGCGCCAGAAGCACATTTAGTTACAATGCCAGACAACGTCTCTTTTGAAGAAGCTGCAGCTACAACCTTAGCTGCTTTAACTGCACTGCAAATTTTGGAAGGAAGGATAAATAAAGGAAATAAAGTACTTATACAAGCAGGTTCTGGTGGTGTCGGGCATTTTGCGATTCAAATAGCAAAAGCAATGGGAGCTTTTGTGAATACTACTGCCTCGGCAAAAAACAGCGAATTTGTTACGTCTATTGGAGCAGATAACACAATTGATTATCATACTCAGAAGTTTGAAGAAATTTTATCTGATATCGACTTTGTGCTAGATACGCAAGGTGGCGAAGTATTAGAAAATTCCGTAAAAGTCTTGAAAACTGGTGGTACAGCTTATACAACGTTAGGTATGGACATAGATGATGTAAAAGCGTCAGCCAAAAAGGAGAACAAAACCGTTTCAGACATTTTAGTACACTCTAGTGCTGAAGATATGAACACCTTAAAAGAAATGTTAGAAAATGGTAGCATTAAACCAAACATTTACAAAACGTTTGCTTTTGAAGATATGGCTGCTGCCCATACCGAAGTTGAAAAAGGAAGAACAGTGGGTAAAGTAATCGTGACACTTTAA
- a CDS encoding aldehyde dehydrogenase family protein: MKTQEQLPNYTQKIFVGGEWKDGKGPAIKDINPWNQEELFSLNGAATDDVNEAFEQAAVAQKKWAAVLPPEKSRMMLKLAEVVRNRKQEFAEWARKEVGATLAKGYFEAELVASVFESAVHLPLLVEGKILPQDIEGKESVAIRKPLGVIGLISPWNFPGQLTARTLGPALAVGNAVVLKPASTSIVTGGLIFASFLEEAGFPKGLLSVLPGGGSTIGTAITKHPISKLISFTGSTPVGRQVGKNALEADIIKNIELELGGNSPFVVLEDADIDQAVEAAAWGKFMNQGQICMAINRIIVEDKVYDEFTEKFIAKVKTLKRLDMNDPDTFVGPIIDQNQFDTVKGLIDDAKEQGYKMALGGEAEGLHMPPHIFVDVDENCPLFQNEIFGPAVSIARAKDTEDALRLANATDYGLSSSVFTQDEAKGMAFAQGIEAGMTHINDQPVNDSAYAPFGGVKNSGLGRFNGQWGVKSFTVAHWITIQKTPRKYPFKASDF, encoded by the coding sequence ATGAAAACACAAGAACAATTACCAAATTATACTCAAAAAATATTTGTAGGTGGTGAGTGGAAAGACGGAAAAGGACCAGCAATAAAAGATATTAACCCTTGGAACCAAGAGGAGTTATTCTCTTTAAATGGAGCTGCTACAGATGATGTAAATGAAGCTTTTGAACAAGCAGCAGTTGCGCAGAAAAAATGGGCAGCAGTACTACCTCCTGAAAAGAGTAGAATGATGCTTAAACTAGCCGAAGTAGTTAGAAACCGAAAGCAAGAGTTTGCAGAGTGGGCGCGAAAAGAAGTAGGAGCAACCTTAGCAAAAGGATATTTTGAAGCTGAATTGGTAGCAAGTGTTTTTGAAAGCGCTGTGCATTTACCATTATTAGTAGAAGGTAAAATATTACCACAAGATATAGAAGGCAAAGAATCTGTTGCCATTAGAAAACCTTTAGGTGTTATCGGTTTAATTTCTCCTTGGAATTTCCCAGGTCAATTAACCGCGCGTACTTTAGGTCCTGCCTTAGCAGTAGGTAATGCGGTGGTTTTAAAACCAGCATCAACGTCTATAGTAACAGGCGGATTAATATTCGCTTCTTTTTTAGAAGAGGCAGGTTTCCCTAAAGGGTTATTAAGCGTTTTACCAGGTGGAGGAAGTACTATTGGTACGGCAATTACAAAGCATCCTATTTCAAAACTAATTTCGTTTACAGGCTCAACACCAGTGGGTCGTCAAGTTGGTAAAAATGCTCTGGAAGCAGATATCATTAAAAATATCGAGTTAGAACTGGGCGGTAACAGTCCGTTTGTGGTGCTAGAAGATGCAGATATCGATCAAGCGGTTGAAGCTGCTGCTTGGGGTAAATTTATGAACCAAGGACAAATCTGTATGGCTATCAACAGAATAATTGTTGAAGATAAAGTCTATGATGAATTTACAGAAAAGTTTATAGCAAAAGTTAAGACCTTAAAACGTTTGGATATGAATGATCCGGATACGTTTGTAGGTCCTATTATTGACCAAAATCAATTTGATACTGTTAAAGGCTTAATAGACGATGCAAAAGAACAAGGTTATAAAATGGCATTAGGTGGTGAAGCAGAAGGTTTACATATGCCACCACACATTTTTGTGGATGTAGATGAAAACTGTCCGTTATTTCAAAATGAGATTTTTGGACCAGCAGTATCCATTGCTCGCGCAAAAGATACAGAAGATGCTTTACGCTTAGCAAATGCTACAGACTACGGTTTATCTAGCTCTGTATTTACACAAGACGAAGCTAAAGGAATGGCATTTGCACAAGGCATTGAAGCAGGTATGACGCATATAAACGATCAACCAGTTAATGACAGTGCCTATGCGCCTTTTGGAGGAGTTAAGAATTCAGGTCTAGGACGTTTTAATGGACAATGGGGCGTAAAATCGTTTACCGTTGCACATTGGATTACTATTCAGAAAACACCAAGAAAATATCCTTTTAAAGCATCGGATTTTTAA
- the cydB gene encoding cytochrome d ubiquinol oxidase subunit II, with product MELFWYIVLMTMLAVYVILDGYDFGAGIVHLFFAKTEKDKKAITNSIGPFWDANEVWLIASGGVLFFAFPTLYASSFSGFYLPLIMILWLLIFRAIGLELRGQVHNAMWEAIWDKAFGIASLLLALFFGVALGNIVRGVNLGIVTEGVSTQEAHYFFLPLWNPTFSPQAEHLGILDWFTVLLGIIGVVSLTIHGANWIIFKTNSDLNEKLKSVIFRLNFVLLALVIISLSVWHIIEPKPFQNFLSTPWLWIFPVLTFIGLFGLFNVKKFKKDGLGFLFSTAFLFGGLTTTVASIFPKVLPSTNNLNPSLTIYNVAADEYGLSVGIYWFVIAIVLVAIYMVIQYRVFKGKMDDVGYGEH from the coding sequence ATGGAACTATTTTGGTATATCGTTTTAATGACCATGCTTGCTGTGTATGTTATCTTAGATGGCTATGATTTTGGCGCCGGTATTGTCCATTTATTCTTTGCTAAAACAGAGAAAGACAAAAAAGCAATTACAAATTCTATTGGCCCTTTCTGGGACGCCAATGAAGTATGGCTAATTGCTTCAGGAGGTGTTTTATTCTTTGCCTTCCCCACGCTATACGCTTCTTCTTTCAGTGGCTTTTATTTGCCATTAATTATGATACTATGGCTCTTAATTTTTAGAGCTATTGGTTTAGAACTTAGGGGGCAAGTACATAATGCCATGTGGGAAGCTATTTGGGATAAAGCCTTTGGAATAGCTAGTTTACTTTTAGCTTTATTTTTTGGGGTTGCTCTAGGAAATATTGTTCGTGGCGTAAACTTAGGTATTGTAACGGAAGGCGTTTCAACACAAGAAGCTCATTACTTTTTTCTGCCGCTATGGAATCCTACATTTAGTCCGCAAGCGGAGCACTTGGGAATTTTGGATTGGTTTACCGTTTTACTCGGCATTATTGGGGTAGTTTCCTTAACTATTCACGGAGCTAATTGGATTATTTTTAAAACGAATTCTGATCTAAATGAAAAATTAAAGTCTGTTATTTTTAGACTAAATTTTGTATTACTTGCGTTGGTCATTATCTCCTTATCTGTTTGGCATATTATAGAACCAAAACCTTTTCAAAATTTCTTAAGTACCCCTTGGCTGTGGATTTTCCCGGTGCTAACTTTCATTGGACTGTTCGGGCTATTCAATGTCAAAAAGTTTAAGAAAGATGGATTAGGGTTCTTATTTTCTACCGCGTTCTTATTTGGAGGATTAACCACAACGGTAGCTTCAATTTTCCCGAAAGTATTGCCATCAACAAATAATCTAAACCCTAGCTTAACCATTTACAACGTTGCTGCCGACGAATACGGTCTTTCGGTAGGAATATATTGGTTTGTTATTGCAATCGTGCTTGTAGCCATTTATATGGTGATCCAATACAGAGTTTTCAAAGGTAAGATGGATGATGTGGGTTATGGGGAACATTAA
- a CDS encoding cytochrome ubiquinol oxidase subunit I has protein sequence MEDMLFYDRIQFAFTITFHYLFPQLTMGLSLLIVYYKGKFLYNKIEMYNDAAKFWMKIFALNFAMGVVTGIPMEFQFGTNWAKFSELTGGIIGQTLAMEGMFSFFLESSFLGLFIFGEKLLGHKLHFVTGFLVFLGSWASGYLIIATHSWMQHPVGFEILENGKFVLTNFSALFSNPWLLPSYFHNQLASLVTASFVVAAIGAFYLLNDKHHTFGKLFVKTGVIFGFISSVLVAVPTGDLVAKNVVKYQPATFAAMEGIFETEDGGSEIVLIGQPNIVEKKLDNKIAVPNILSFLTYQKWDAQIKGLNEFDESVHPTNIPGLYYAYHIMVGLGTIFIGLLFFAIVQLLRKKLYKTKWILYSLVFLLPFPYIANTMGWYTAELGRQPWLVFNLLRTSAGASPTVSAGNTLFTLLGFVGLYLLLGLLFLILAGKIINKGPQLVKH, from the coding sequence ATGGAAGACATGCTTTTCTACGATAGAATTCAATTTGCCTTTACAATTACTTTTCATTATTTATTCCCACAATTAACCATGGGATTATCACTCCTAATTGTGTATTACAAAGGAAAATTTCTGTACAACAAGATAGAAATGTATAATGATGCTGCTAAATTTTGGATGAAAATCTTTGCCTTAAATTTTGCCATGGGTGTTGTTACGGGTATTCCAATGGAATTTCAATTTGGCACCAATTGGGCTAAATTCTCGGAACTTACGGGAGGTATTATAGGGCAAACACTTGCTATGGAAGGAATGTTTTCTTTCTTCTTAGAATCTTCATTCTTAGGCTTATTTATTTTTGGAGAGAAGTTATTAGGTCATAAACTACATTTTGTTACAGGTTTCTTGGTCTTTCTAGGTTCTTGGGCTAGTGGTTATTTAATTATTGCTACGCATTCATGGATGCAACACCCCGTTGGTTTCGAAATTTTAGAAAACGGAAAATTTGTGTTGACTAATTTTAGCGCCTTATTTTCCAACCCCTGGTTGCTCCCTTCTTATTTTCATAATCAATTAGCTTCTCTAGTTACCGCTTCATTTGTAGTTGCGGCTATTGGTGCCTTTTATTTATTAAATGATAAACATCATACTTTTGGTAAGCTATTTGTCAAAACTGGAGTAATTTTTGGTTTTATTTCTAGTGTTTTAGTTGCTGTACCTACAGGAGATTTAGTTGCGAAAAATGTAGTAAAATATCAACCTGCAACCTTTGCTGCAATGGAAGGTATTTTTGAAACCGAAGACGGTGGTTCTGAGATTGTTTTAATTGGCCAACCTAATATTGTAGAAAAAAAATTAGATAACAAAATTGCCGTACCAAATATCTTGAGTTTTCTTACCTACCAAAAGTGGGATGCGCAAATAAAAGGGTTAAATGAATTTGATGAGTCTGTACATCCAACCAACATACCAGGGCTGTATTATGCCTATCATATCATGGTAGGTTTAGGTACTATATTTATAGGATTATTATTCTTTGCTATTGTGCAATTACTCAGAAAAAAATTATACAAAACAAAATGGATCCTTTATTCCTTAGTCTTCCTCCTTCCTTTCCCTTATATCGCTAATACTATGGGATGGTATACCGCAGAATTAGGCAGACAGCCTTGGTTAGTGTTTAATCTGCTTAGAACAAGTGCTGGAGCCTCTCCCACAGTATCTGCAGGAAATACACTTTTTACGCTTTTAGGATTTGTTGGCTTATATCTATTGCTTGGTCTACTATTTCTGATATTAGCGGGTAAAATTATTAATAAAGGACCTCAACTTGTAAAACACTAA
- a CDS encoding sulfite oxidase: MERRKFISRSSLATLTGILGMDIVFGNLLPDNYTPLEIQETDPFKLFKLNKDMLVLNDKPWNIEAQAHLLDDKVTPNTAMFIRNNGKIPEGIDINTWTLSFDGESINQKKTYTLSELKTKFKHYTYQLTLECGGNGRSEFNPPAKGNQWTIGAVSSAKWTGIRLKDILAEVGVKSDAVYIGYHAADTHLSGDPTKEPISRGVPIAKALQEETILAFQMNGEDIPVAHGYPLRLIAGGYPASASGKWLNRISVRNIVHDGEKMTGMSYKVPKNPVAPGVEVKEEDMRIIESMPIKSLVTYPKSGATFGMAKSLEIRGHAWAGELNVSKVEYSIDFGSTWSTCSLEKEVNRFAWQHFSAKIKFPKKGYYEVWAKATDSNGHSQPMLVPGWNPKGYLNNACHRIAVKVV, translated from the coding sequence ATGGAAAGAAGAAAGTTTATTAGTAGGTCATCTTTAGCAACCTTGACAGGGATTTTAGGAATGGATATTGTCTTTGGGAATTTGCTTCCAGATAATTACACCCCTTTAGAAATACAAGAAACAGATCCTTTTAAGTTGTTTAAATTAAATAAGGATATGCTGGTGCTAAATGATAAACCATGGAACATAGAAGCACAGGCCCATTTGCTCGATGATAAAGTTACACCGAACACCGCGATGTTTATTCGGAATAATGGAAAAATTCCGGAAGGCATAGATATTAATACATGGACATTATCTTTTGATGGAGAATCCATCAACCAAAAGAAAACATATACCTTAAGTGAGCTCAAAACTAAATTTAAGCACTATACCTATCAGCTTACCTTAGAGTGTGGAGGAAATGGGAGAAGCGAGTTCAACCCGCCAGCGAAAGGCAATCAGTGGACTATCGGTGCAGTTTCTTCTGCGAAATGGACGGGAATTCGTTTAAAAGATATTTTGGCTGAGGTAGGTGTAAAATCTGACGCAGTATATATTGGATATCACGCCGCAGATACCCATTTGAGTGGTGACCCTACTAAAGAACCTATTTCACGTGGGGTGCCCATCGCAAAAGCTTTACAAGAGGAAACTATCTTGGCTTTTCAAATGAATGGTGAAGATATTCCGGTAGCTCATGGATATCCTTTACGACTTATAGCTGGTGGATATCCTGCTTCTGCTTCGGGAAAATGGTTGAATAGAATTAGTGTTCGAAATATAGTACATGACGGAGAGAAAATGACAGGAATGTCATATAAAGTGCCAAAAAATCCTGTGGCACCAGGAGTAGAGGTTAAAGAAGAAGATATGCGTATTATAGAATCTATGCCCATAAAATCTTTGGTAACTTATCCTAAATCTGGAGCTACTTTTGGGATGGCTAAAAGTTTAGAAATTAGAGGTCATGCTTGGGCGGGGGAATTAAATGTTTCTAAAGTTGAATATTCTATCGATTTTGGAAGTACATGGAGCACGTGTTCCTTAGAAAAGGAAGTAAACAGGTTTGCATGGCAGCATTTTTCTGCTAAAATAAAATTTCCGAAAAAAGGATATTATGAAGTTTGGGCAAAAGCAACCGATAGTAATGGTCACTCACAACCCATGCTTGTTCCAGGGTGGAATCCGAAAGGCTATTTAAATAATGCATGTCATAGAATTGCCGTAAAAGTTGTTTAA
- a CDS encoding monoheme cytochrome C: protein MGVEEKFKQSVKGIHSLLAILLIGFIGVLVILFFIIKDAATTTTNAPIIAPDYVEVPVNEEDLDKIENGIHVRTGFVEGEGLMLVVQNCTSCHSAKLVTQNRMSKEKWLATIRWMQETQNLWDLGVNEEPILNYLSTNYAPNQIGRRANLTNIDWYKLEE, encoded by the coding sequence ATGGGGGTAGAGGAAAAATTTAAACAAAGTGTTAAGGGTATTCATAGCTTATTAGCCATTCTTTTAATTGGTTTTATAGGCGTACTTGTAATTCTGTTTTTTATAATTAAGGATGCGGCTACTACTACGACCAATGCTCCAATTATAGCTCCTGATTATGTTGAGGTACCCGTCAATGAAGAAGATTTAGACAAGATAGAAAATGGCATTCATGTGCGAACAGGTTTTGTAGAAGGTGAAGGTTTGATGTTGGTAGTGCAAAATTGTACTAGTTGTCACTCGGCTAAATTAGTGACACAAAATAGAATGTCGAAAGAAAAATGGTTGGCGACAATTCGATGGATGCAAGAAACTCAGAATTTATGGGATTTAGGAGTAAATGAAGAACCTATTTTAAATTATTTAAGTACCAACTATGCGCCTAATCAAATAGGACGTAGAGCTAATTTAACAAATATAGATTGGTATAAACTAGAAGAATAG
- a CDS encoding sterol desaturase family protein, which produces MKEYVDVFINAFMGALNWTWKSIIFEVPWYTNYFWGLILISLVVWSLEIAFPWRKNQSIFRKDFWLDGFYMFFNFFLFVIAISGFYKLLETFFSQLGISESSLTLIDFSSWPSWAQLVIFFIILDFVQWFTHTLLHKYEFLWNFHKVHHSVKEMGFAAHLRYHWMENIVYKPLKTFGVMILGGFEPEQAYIVHFIAITIGHFNHSNIKITWGPLKYILNNPVMHLYHHAYDLPKGTYGVNFGISLSIWDYIFKTNYIPEDSGTIELGFHGDDTFPKDFIHQNMEGFKPFKKQ; this is translated from the coding sequence ATGAAAGAATATGTTGATGTTTTTATAAATGCGTTTATGGGCGCCTTGAATTGGACTTGGAAATCCATCATTTTTGAAGTGCCTTGGTATACTAATTATTTTTGGGGGTTAATTTTGATATCCTTAGTAGTATGGAGTTTGGAAATTGCATTTCCATGGCGAAAAAATCAGTCTATTTTCAGAAAAGATTTTTGGTTAGATGGTTTCTATATGTTTTTCAATTTCTTTCTTTTTGTGATTGCAATAAGTGGTTTTTATAAATTATTAGAAACGTTTTTTTCCCAATTAGGAATTAGTGAATCTAGTCTTACACTAATCGATTTTTCTTCTTGGCCTTCTTGGGCGCAATTGGTAATTTTCTTTATCATCTTAGATTTTGTGCAGTGGTTTACACATACATTGCTTCATAAATATGAATTTTTATGGAATTTTCATAAAGTTCATCATAGTGTAAAAGAAATGGGTTTTGCTGCGCATTTAAGATATCATTGGATGGAAAATATAGTTTACAAACCTTTAAAAACGTTTGGAGTGATGATCTTGGGTGGCTTTGAGCCAGAACAAGCTTATATTGTGCATTTTATAGCCATAACAATAGGGCACTTTAATCATTCTAATATAAAAATAACTTGGGGTCCTTTGAAGTATATCTTAAATAATCCAGTAATGCATTTATACCATCATGCATATGATTTACCCAAAGGTACCTATGGCGTAAACTTTGGTATAAGCTTAAGCATTTGGGATTATATTTTTAAAACAAATTATATCCCAGAAGATAGTGGTACAATTGAATTGGGATTTCATGGAGATGATACGTTTCCAAAGGATTTTATACATCAGAATATGGAAGGTTTTAAACCTTTTAAAAAACAATAA
- a CDS encoding DUF3365 domain-containing protein, producing the protein MKFIIPSLLLLVLVGCKDSETKTNTTKQIPAVENATHKTTQNQKNLEVIGLEYAQTTQQVLGKQLIGTIQKKGTLEALRFCSIQAYPITDSMALKHKATIKRVSDKPRNQANKANAAELEYIKSFKQDIVNGITPAPLIKENMGDTVEFYYPIITNAMCLQCHGTENDVNPETLAVIRSLYPQDMALGYGTNEVRGIWSINFKEQ; encoded by the coding sequence ATGAAATTCATAATCCCCTCTTTACTTTTGTTGGTTTTAGTTGGTTGTAAAGATTCAGAAACTAAAACCAACACCACTAAGCAGATTCCTGCGGTTGAAAACGCGACGCATAAGACTACTCAAAACCAAAAAAATCTGGAAGTTATAGGCTTAGAATATGCCCAGACCACACAACAAGTTTTAGGAAAACAATTGATAGGCACTATACAAAAAAAAGGAACTTTGGAAGCTTTAAGATTCTGTAGTATTCAAGCATATCCAATTACTGATAGTATGGCGTTGAAACATAAGGCAACTATCAAAAGAGTCTCTGATAAACCTAGAAACCAAGCGAATAAAGCCAATGCCGCCGAATTGGAATATATTAAATCTTTTAAACAAGATATCGTCAATGGCATTACCCCTGCTCCTCTTATAAAGGAAAATATGGGCGATACGGTTGAATTTTATTATCCAATTATAACCAATGCAATGTGTCTGCAATGTCACGGAACAGAAAATGATGTAAATCCAGAAACACTTGCGGTAATCAGAAGCCTTTATCCACAAGACATGGCTTTAGGCTATGGAACAAATGAAGTACGCGGTATTTGGAGTATCAACTTTAAGGAACAATAA
- a CDS encoding heavy-metal-associated domain-containing protein, with product MQNSITVQNLKCGGCANTIKNKISEIDTVSDIKIDIDNSIISFSTKSNEDLLKVHDKLKAIGYPSIDEENSFASKAKSFISCATGKISS from the coding sequence ATGCAAAATTCTATTACCGTTCAGAATTTAAAATGTGGTGGTTGTGCCAATACAATTAAGAACAAAATTTCAGAAATTGATACTGTTTCTGATATTAAGATCGATATAGACAATTCTATCATATCTTTTTCTACTAAGAGTAACGAAGACCTTTTAAAAGTTCATGATAAACTCAAAGCTATTGGATACCCATCTATAGATGAAGAAAATTCATTTGCTTCGAAAGCAAAATCGTTCATAAGTTGTGCTACAGGTAAAATATCATCATAA
- a CDS encoding rhodanese-like domain-containing protein — translation MAYSLLVGCFNGSSDVVVTTSIFLKKYTIMSFLNFLFGNKNSEFIKTINASTYKAAIAVKNVQLVDVRTPNEFSRGAIKKAINIDFFNSAAFENAFNKFKKDEPLYIYCQSGMRSKRAANKLSKMGFTDIIDLKGGYMAYK, via the coding sequence ATGGCATATAGTTTATTAGTTGGTTGTTTCAATGGAAGTAGTGATGTGGTTGTGACTACTTCCATTTTTTTAAAAAAATATACTATTATGTCATTCTTAAATTTTCTATTCGGAAACAAAAATTCTGAATTTATTAAAACTATAAACGCTTCAACATATAAAGCTGCAATTGCAGTTAAAAATGTTCAACTTGTTGATGTTAGAACCCCTAACGAATTTTCTAGAGGTGCTATTAAAAAAGCAATTAATATTGATTTTTTCAATTCCGCTGCCTTTGAAAATGCTTTCAATAAATTCAAAAAAGATGAGCCTCTATATATCTACTGCCAATCTGGAATGCGGAGTAAAAGAGCAGCGAATAAGCTTTCGAAAATGGGCTTTACAGATATTATTGATTTAAAGGGTGGCTATATGGCCTATAAATAA